The following coding sequences lie in one Sinorhizobium fredii USDA 257 genomic window:
- a CDS encoding RidA family protein, with protein sequence MSIKRFGAEQVGAGGKTLPFARAVEADGWLHVSGQVAMENGEVVDGNIVTQTRKAIGNLLAILKAADYGIEHVVRVGVWLDDPRDFWSFNKIYQEYFGAHPPARACVQSSMMVDCKVEIDCVAYKPKDAQYDVG encoded by the coding sequence ATGTCCATCAAACGTTTTGGTGCCGAACAAGTTGGGGCAGGCGGAAAAACTCTGCCTTTCGCGCGCGCCGTGGAGGCAGATGGCTGGCTCCACGTCTCCGGGCAGGTCGCCATGGAAAATGGAGAGGTCGTCGACGGCAATATCGTCACGCAGACCCGCAAGGCGATTGGCAATTTACTGGCCATTCTGAAAGCGGCCGACTACGGTATCGAACACGTGGTGAGAGTCGGCGTCTGGCTGGACGACCCGCGCGATTTCTGGAGCTTCAACAAGATCTATCAGGAGTATTTCGGAGCTCATCCGCCGGCACGTGCCTGCGTGCAGTCTTCGATGATGGTCGATTGCAAGGTGGAGATCGACTGCGTCGCCTACAAGCCCAAGGACGCCCAATACGACGTGGGGTGA
- a CDS encoding RidA family protein, protein MSETIASRLSTLGHRLPEASAPAANYVSTVRAGNLLVVSGQISVRNGDVLMGTLGAGISVEEGRLAAKYAAISVLSQIAAATDGSLAAVRRVVRLGVFIASTPGFAEQSQAANGASDLFVEVFGEAGRHARAAVGVAALPAGATVEIDALVELEPAA, encoded by the coding sequence ATGTCAGAGACCATCGCATCCAGACTTTCCACTCTCGGTCATCGCTTGCCGGAAGCCTCAGCGCCAGCGGCGAATTACGTCTCCACGGTTCGAGCCGGCAACCTTCTGGTCGTCTCGGGCCAGATCAGCGTTCGAAACGGCGACGTCCTCATGGGGACGCTCGGGGCCGGGATTTCTGTCGAGGAAGGCCGACTGGCCGCCAAATACGCGGCAATCAGTGTCCTATCGCAGATCGCCGCTGCGACCGATGGTTCTTTGGCGGCCGTCCGACGCGTCGTTCGGCTCGGCGTCTTCATCGCCTCGACGCCGGGCTTCGCGGAACAGTCGCAGGCCGCCAATGGCGCCTCCGACCTGTTCGTCGAGGTATTTGGCGAAGCGGGTCGGCATGCGCGGGCCGCAGTGGGCGTGGCCGCGCTGCCAGCCGGCGCCACCGTCGAGATCGACGCCCTGGTAGAACTGGAGCCGGCCGCATGA
- a CDS encoding MurR/RpiR family transcriptional regulator, whose protein sequence is MDIFATLQHEKERLSQSESRIADILLNDFEFAVNASIIELAGKADVSPPTVTRFCRRLGCDSFSDFKVQLARTAYVGMRYLKPEPKSEKPGDVAQDIITKAQNALFLLHRSLDLAAIEQAADRLAGAEMIYAFGSGGNSSMIAGELQNRLFRLGLRITASSDHSMQLMLTAAAKQNDVIIGSSFSGRNAELVRAFTLARDAKIPTIALTQTGSPVARAADITVPIDLPEGNNIYRPTSTRIAYVALVDILASLVAYRVQPQATATLRRIKQQLVAHRDGDDRQLLGD, encoded by the coding sequence ATGGATATTTTCGCAACCTTGCAGCATGAGAAGGAGCGGCTGTCGCAGTCGGAGAGCCGCATCGCCGACATTCTGCTCAATGATTTCGAATTTGCCGTCAACGCATCGATCATCGAGCTTGCCGGCAAGGCCGATGTCTCGCCGCCGACGGTGACGCGCTTCTGCCGGCGCTTGGGTTGCGACAGCTTTTCCGATTTCAAGGTGCAGCTGGCCCGCACCGCTTATGTTGGCATGCGCTATCTGAAGCCGGAGCCGAAAAGCGAGAAGCCGGGCGATGTCGCGCAGGACATCATCACCAAAGCACAGAATGCGCTGTTCCTGCTGCATCGTTCGCTCGATCTTGCAGCGATCGAGCAGGCCGCCGACCGGCTGGCCGGCGCCGAAATGATCTATGCCTTCGGTTCGGGCGGCAATTCCTCGATGATCGCCGGCGAATTGCAGAATCGCCTCTTTCGCCTCGGTCTGCGCATCACCGCAAGCTCCGACCACAGCATGCAATTGATGCTGACGGCAGCGGCCAAGCAGAACGACGTGATCATCGGCTCGTCCTTCTCCGGACGCAACGCCGAACTCGTGCGTGCCTTCACGCTCGCCCGCGACGCCAAGATACCGACCATCGCGCTCACCCAGACCGGCAGCCCGGTGGCGCGCGCCGCCGACATCACCGTTCCGATCGACCTGCCGGAAGGCAACAACATCTACCGTCCGACATCCACGCGCATCGCCTATGTGGCTCTGGTCGACATCCTCGCCAGCCTCGTCGCCTATCGCGTCCAGCCGCAAGCCACCGCGACGCTGCGGCGCATCAAGCAGCAACTGGTGGCGCACAGGGATGGCGATGATCGCCAGCTTCTCGGAGACTGA
- the gcvA gene encoding transcriptional regulator GcvA — MRTSTTMPPLQALRAFEAVGRLLSFRRAGEELLITQSAVSHHIKQLEEMLGVRLFIRKAKSIELTPEGAAYLERTVEAFRIIAGATSEMRRQTARQRVRVSVLPSFAANWLVSRLADFMLKHPEIEVELEPTLRLEDFASDYADLAIRFGTGRWEGVRAEWLMNEEMSPVVSPALYDDGTRFAEPKELLLQTLLESWNPVGWELWLGEVGVDIRRARVLQLTDYNIVLQAALNGQGVAIGRMHMVRDHLAAGRLLQPFPQIVRSEKIAYWLVMPQNRRLRPGAEAFASWLKEEAASPPSPVC; from the coding sequence ATGCGCACATCCACAACCATGCCGCCGCTGCAGGCGTTGCGCGCATTCGAGGCGGTTGGGCGTTTGCTCAGTTTCCGCCGCGCAGGCGAAGAGCTGCTCATCACCCAGAGCGCGGTCAGTCATCACATCAAGCAGCTTGAGGAGATGCTTGGCGTGCGGTTGTTCATCCGTAAGGCGAAGAGCATCGAATTGACCCCGGAGGGGGCGGCCTATCTGGAAAGGACGGTCGAAGCATTCCGCATCATTGCCGGCGCCACGTCCGAGATGCGCCGACAGACGGCACGGCAAAGGGTGCGTGTCAGCGTTTTGCCCTCCTTCGCCGCCAACTGGCTGGTTTCGCGCCTTGCCGACTTCATGCTGAAGCATCCGGAGATAGAAGTCGAACTCGAGCCGACATTGCGTCTCGAGGACTTCGCATCGGACTATGCGGATCTCGCGATCCGCTTCGGCACGGGACGATGGGAAGGCGTGAGGGCAGAGTGGTTGATGAATGAAGAGATGAGCCCGGTCGTGAGCCCGGCGCTCTATGATGACGGTACGCGTTTCGCCGAACCGAAGGAGCTGCTCCTTCAGACCTTGCTCGAGTCCTGGAACCCGGTGGGGTGGGAACTATGGCTTGGCGAAGTTGGTGTCGATATTCGCCGCGCGCGCGTGCTGCAACTCACCGACTACAATATCGTCCTCCAGGCCGCCCTGAACGGGCAGGGCGTTGCGATCGGACGCATGCATATGGTTCGCGATCATCTCGCCGCCGGTCGGCTGCTCCAGCCGTTCCCGCAGATCGTCCGGTCCGAAAAGATTGCCTATTGGCTCGTCATGCCGCAAAACCGCCGGCTCCGCCCCGGCGCCGAGGCCTTTGCCTCATGGCTGAAAGAAGAGGCGGCATCGCCACCTTCGCCGGTTTGCTGA
- a CDS encoding SDR family oxidoreductase produces the protein MPKSVAIVTGAAGDIGRAIAWRLADGHDVVLLADIDGDAAGKVARDLGGEERFSAVACDVTDAASAAAMAEAAAARGLVHTLVNNAGAAHAVSLHETTQDVWRMDNALNLEAAFLCFRAVEDMLKESRGSVVNIASVNGMAVFGHPAYSAAKAGLLHLTRLIAVEYGKFGIRANAVAPGTVRTQAWEARAAANPQVFEEAKRWYPLQHIVNPEDVANAVHFLASPQASAITGVCLPVDCGLTAGQAELARTFSQSSHY, from the coding sequence ATGCCGAAATCCGTAGCGATCGTCACCGGCGCCGCCGGGGACATCGGCCGTGCCATCGCCTGGCGCCTGGCGGATGGCCACGACGTCGTTCTCCTTGCCGATATCGACGGCGATGCTGCAGGCAAGGTCGCGCGCGATCTCGGCGGCGAGGAGCGTTTTTCAGCCGTCGCCTGCGATGTGACGGATGCGGCGAGCGCGGCGGCCATGGCCGAGGCTGCGGCGGCGCGCGGCCTCGTGCATACGCTCGTCAACAATGCCGGCGCGGCGCACGCCGTCAGCCTGCACGAAACGACGCAGGACGTCTGGCGGATGGACAATGCCCTCAATCTCGAAGCCGCATTTCTCTGCTTCCGCGCCGTCGAGGACATGTTGAAGGAGAGCCGGGGCTCCGTCGTCAATATCGCCTCGGTGAACGGCATGGCCGTCTTCGGCCATCCAGCCTACAGCGCCGCCAAGGCCGGCCTCCTGCATCTGACGCGGCTGATCGCCGTCGAATACGGCAAGTTCGGCATCCGCGCAAATGCCGTCGCGCCGGGTACGGTGCGAACCCAAGCATGGGAGGCGCGCGCTGCCGCCAATCCTCAGGTCTTCGAGGAAGCCAAGCGCTGGTATCCGCTTCAGCACATCGTCAATCCGGAAGACGTCGCCAATGCCGTCCACTTCCTGGCTAGCCCCCAGGCGAGCGCAATAACCGGCGTCTGCCTGCCGGTCGATTGCGGGCTCACCGCCGGCCAGGCCGAACTCGCCCGCACCTTCTCGCAGTCCAGCCATTACTGA
- a CDS encoding aminotransferase class V-fold PLP-dependent enzyme → MSDALDVEQLRSETPGCAAGVHFNHSGASLPSQAVLGAVWDYLRKEATEGPMEAANRASTLLEEVRADTAALIGARPSEIAFLSSGSIAWGAAFSALPPLGAGDRILVGRQEWGGNLATMQDAAARAGARVEIIPVRDDGGIDAGALASMIDKRVRLVSLTWLPANGGLINDAAAVGRVTQAAGIPYFIDAGQALGQIPIDVAFLGCDVLKAAGRKFLRGPRGTAILYVRQEFLPRLTPRYLDVLSGPIVDGAAKIRNDARCFEAGEIAPALIFGLGTAVRQARTLGIAAIRDRIGPLANELRANLRSIPNVTVRDLGAELSGIVSFTVEGIAATEVRAALAERQIAIGANGVPYTPLDMVARGLDQIARASVSYLNTVPEIARLSEAVANIARSA, encoded by the coding sequence ATGAGTGACGCACTGGACGTGGAGCAGCTTCGTTCGGAGACGCCTGGCTGCGCGGCTGGCGTGCATTTCAATCACTCCGGCGCCTCGCTGCCCTCGCAAGCGGTACTCGGGGCGGTCTGGGACTACCTGCGCAAGGAAGCGACCGAGGGCCCGATGGAGGCGGCGAACAGGGCGAGCACGCTTCTTGAGGAGGTCCGAGCCGATACAGCGGCACTGATCGGCGCCAGGCCGAGCGAGATTGCATTCCTTAGCAGCGGATCGATCGCCTGGGGCGCGGCTTTTTCGGCCCTGCCGCCCCTTGGCGCAGGCGACCGCATCTTGGTCGGGCGCCAGGAATGGGGCGGCAATCTCGCCACGATGCAGGACGCCGCAGCGCGAGCCGGAGCGCGTGTCGAAATCATTCCCGTCCGCGACGACGGGGGCATCGACGCCGGCGCTCTCGCGTCGATGATCGATAAGCGCGTGCGGCTCGTGTCGCTCACATGGCTGCCGGCGAATGGTGGCTTGATCAATGACGCGGCGGCGGTGGGACGCGTGACCCAGGCGGCCGGCATTCCCTATTTCATCGATGCGGGCCAGGCCCTCGGCCAGATCCCGATCGACGTCGCCTTCCTCGGTTGTGACGTGTTGAAGGCAGCGGGCCGGAAATTCCTCCGGGGACCGCGCGGCACGGCGATCCTTTATGTCAGGCAGGAATTCCTGCCACGGCTGACACCGCGCTATCTCGATGTGCTTTCGGGTCCGATCGTCGACGGGGCTGCCAAGATCCGCAACGACGCGCGGTGCTTCGAAGCCGGCGAGATTGCGCCAGCGCTGATTTTCGGGCTGGGCACTGCGGTTCGCCAGGCAAGGACACTCGGAATCGCGGCGATCCGCGACAGGATCGGCCCGCTCGCGAATGAGCTGCGCGCCAATCTGCGCAGCATACCCAATGTGACGGTACGGGACCTCGGAGCCGAACTCTCCGGTATCGTCTCATTCACCGTCGAGGGCATTGCGGCAACGGAAGTCCGCGCAGCCTTGGCCGAAAGGCAAATCGCGATCGGCGCGAATGGTGTTCCGTATACGCCGCTCGATATGGTCGCGCGAGGGCTCGACCAGATCGCCAGGGCTTCGGTAAGCTATCTCAACACCGTGCCGGAGATTGCCCGTCTATCGGAAGCGGTAGCGAATATCGCACGGTCAGCATGA
- a CDS encoding type II toxin-antitoxin system VapC family toxin — MIAVDTSALMAIVLDEPEADVCIATLEAEGNLLISAGTVAEALIVAARRNVGEEVARLIDGLGFEIVSVTPASAKRIAQAYECWGKGVHPASLNFGDCFAYEIAKEHGCRLLYVGQDFAQTDVDAAINAAK, encoded by the coding sequence ATGATCGCCGTCGATACGTCGGCCCTCATGGCGATTGTTCTCGATGAACCGGAAGCTGATGTCTGCATTGCCACGCTCGAAGCGGAAGGGAACTTGCTGATATCTGCCGGTACGGTCGCGGAAGCGCTGATCGTCGCCGCCCGCCGCAATGTTGGCGAGGAGGTGGCTCGGCTCATTGATGGGCTCGGTTTTGAGATCGTCAGCGTTACTCCGGCGTCCGCAAAGCGGATCGCGCAGGCTTACGAGTGCTGGGGGAAAGGGGTCCATCCCGCCTCCCTGAATTTCGGAGATTGCTTCGCCTACGAAATCGCCAAGGAGCACGGGTGCCGCTTGCTCTACGTCGGCCAGGATTTTGCGCAGACGGATGTCGACGCAGCTATCAATGCAGCCAAATGA
- a CDS encoding type II toxin-antitoxin system Phd/YefM family antitoxin has translation MQVSVTEAKGQLTELVRRAEAGDEIILTRHGHAAVRLVPVKAVPDQKSRRELLESIRKSTASKATSGPGAARSQDFLYGDDGLPK, from the coding sequence ATGCAAGTGTCAGTAACCGAGGCGAAGGGCCAATTGACGGAACTGGTTCGGCGTGCCGAAGCGGGGGACGAGATCATCTTGACCCGGCACGGCCACGCTGCCGTACGACTCGTGCCGGTTAAGGCGGTGCCCGACCAAAAATCCCGGCGCGAACTTCTCGAGTCGATACGCAAATCCACCGCCAGCAAGGCCACGTCCGGACCGGGTGCGGCGCGTAGTCAGGACTTTCTCTATGGTGATGATGGGCTGCCGAAATGA
- a CDS encoding M81 family metallopeptidase, which produces MRIFTAALATETNTFSPICIDRRAFEASLYAPPGKHPETPTLCTAPITVGRRVAAEKGWQLIEGTAAWADPAGLVNRQTYETLRDEILGQLRAALPVDAVVLGLHGAMVADGYEDTEGDLLTCVREIVGPQVLVCVELDPHSHLTEKRVAAADFFVFFKEFPHTDFVERAEDLWRIAVDTLEDRVRPVMSVFDCRMIDVFPTSREPMRSFVDKLMRIEREDADVLSLSVVHGFMAGDVPEMGTKMVAVTNGVPEKGEALARELGLELFAKRGTFRMPEIDERQAVGAAIAAPCGPVVIADMWDNPGGGTAGDATVVLGELLAKGVTDAAIGTIWDPMAVQICMAAGEGAEIPLRFGAKSAPGTGSPIDGTVKVMRLVRNAEMRFGESFAPFGDAAHIQYRGIDIILNSTRAQSFDPSLFSVMGIDPGAKKILVVKSTNHFYASFSKIASQILYCSAGTPYPNDPAVTPYRRARRDIWPIISNPHAPERGAA; this is translated from the coding sequence TTGCGGATCTTCACGGCAGCCCTGGCGACCGAAACGAACACATTCTCTCCTATCTGCATCGACCGGCGCGCCTTCGAAGCGTCGCTCTATGCGCCTCCCGGAAAACACCCGGAAACGCCGACGCTTTGCACCGCGCCGATAACCGTGGGCCGCCGCGTGGCGGCGGAGAAAGGCTGGCAGCTGATCGAGGGAACAGCGGCCTGGGCCGATCCGGCCGGACTCGTCAATCGGCAGACTTACGAAACGCTGCGCGACGAGATCCTCGGGCAATTGCGGGCCGCGCTCCCCGTCGACGCCGTCGTGCTCGGACTACACGGAGCGATGGTCGCCGACGGCTACGAGGATACCGAGGGCGATCTCCTGACGTGCGTGCGCGAGATCGTCGGCCCGCAGGTGCTCGTCTGCGTCGAGCTCGATCCGCATAGCCATCTCACCGAAAAGCGTGTTGCGGCGGCCGATTTCTTCGTCTTCTTCAAGGAATTTCCGCACACCGATTTCGTCGAGCGCGCCGAAGACCTCTGGCGCATTGCAGTCGATACGCTCGAAGACCGCGTCCGGCCGGTCATGTCGGTGTTCGACTGCCGGATGATCGACGTCTTTCCGACATCGCGCGAACCGATGCGCAGCTTCGTCGACAAGCTCATGCGGATCGAGCGGGAGGACGCGGACGTCCTGTCGCTGTCGGTCGTGCACGGCTTCATGGCCGGCGACGTCCCGGAAATGGGCACCAAGATGGTTGCCGTCACCAATGGGGTTCCGGAGAAGGGCGAGGCGCTCGCCCGCGAGCTCGGCCTCGAACTCTTCGCCAAGCGCGGCACCTTCCGCATGCCGGAAATCGACGAACGGCAGGCGGTCGGCGCGGCAATCGCCGCGCCCTGCGGCCCGGTGGTGATCGCCGACATGTGGGACAATCCCGGCGGCGGCACGGCGGGCGACGCGACCGTGGTGCTCGGGGAACTGCTCGCTAAAGGCGTCACCGACGCAGCGATCGGCACCATCTGGGATCCGATGGCCGTGCAGATCTGCATGGCGGCCGGCGAAGGCGCGGAGATCCCCTTGCGCTTCGGGGCAAAGTCCGCCCCCGGCACGGGCAGTCCGATCGATGGTACGGTCAAAGTGATGCGGCTGGTGCGCAACGCCGAAATGCGTTTCGGCGAAAGCTTCGCTCCCTTCGGCGACGCGGCGCATATTCAGTATCGCGGCATCGACATCATTCTCAATTCGACGCGCGCCCAAAGCTTCGACCCGAGCCTGTTCTCGGTCATGGGTATCGATCCGGGCGCGAAGAAGATCCTGGTGGTCAAATCGACGAACCATTTCTACGCCTCGTTCTCGAAGATCGCCTCGCAGATCCTCTATTGCTCGGCCGGAACGCCCTACCCCAATGACCCGGCGGTAACGCCCTATCGGCGGGCGCGACGCGACATCTGGCCCATCATCAGCAATCCTCACGCTCCGGAACGCGGCGCGGCTTGA